A single region of the Paraburkholderia megapolitana genome encodes:
- a CDS encoding PAAR domain-containing protein, which translates to MKNVIRVGDPTSHGGSVLTGAEKFEVDGRAVARVGDTCICPIEGHQVCFIAEGDSNFMVEGRAVAFDGHKTTCGATLHSTAANFGGAE; encoded by the coding sequence ATGAAGAACGTCATTCGCGTCGGCGACCCCACGAGCCACGGTGGATCAGTCCTGACTGGCGCTGAAAAATTCGAGGTCGACGGCCGCGCTGTGGCACGAGTGGGTGACACATGTATTTGCCCCATTGAAGGCCACCAGGTCTGCTTCATTGCCGAGGGCGATTCAAATTTCATGGTCGAGGGGCGGGCCGTCGCCTTCGACGGACACAAGACCACTTGCGGTGCAACATTGCATTCAACGGCAGCGAACTTCGGCGGAGCGGAATAA
- a CDS encoding NUDIX hydrolase → MTTRSASSNRNASRSRKLALPYTTVDVVIFTVLDDALQVLLVQRRGDGDEPFPGRWALPGGFVDVEADSSLEDCARRKLEDKTGVASPYLEQLGSWGSSTRDPRGWSATHVYFTLIPGQDVSLVKGANAADVAWFKVDEVLHPRGLAFDHDDILQSAVERLRGKVEYTSLPAFLLPEPFTLPQLQRMYEVVLGRPVDKSGFRTRMLAGRFLEEVGYADGESNRPAKGYRLIDRLSLVVFPRTFSPRGAD, encoded by the coding sequence ATGACAACCCGTTCAGCTTCTTCCAATCGCAATGCAAGCCGCAGCCGGAAACTCGCGCTGCCGTACACGACGGTCGATGTGGTGATTTTCACGGTGCTCGATGACGCGTTGCAGGTGTTGCTCGTGCAACGACGGGGCGACGGCGATGAGCCCTTTCCTGGCCGTTGGGCGTTACCCGGTGGCTTTGTCGATGTCGAGGCGGATTCAAGCCTGGAGGATTGCGCGCGGCGAAAGCTTGAAGACAAGACCGGCGTTGCCAGCCCTTACCTCGAGCAACTGGGTAGCTGGGGAAGTAGCACACGTGACCCGCGTGGATGGTCGGCTACTCACGTCTATTTCACGTTGATTCCCGGACAGGATGTGTCTCTCGTCAAGGGGGCCAATGCTGCGGACGTGGCCTGGTTCAAGGTTGACGAAGTGCTGCATCCACGGGGCCTTGCGTTCGACCACGATGACATCCTTCAATCCGCAGTCGAACGGTTGAGAGGCAAGGTCGAGTACACGTCATTACCCGCGTTTCTATTGCCGGAGCCATTTACGCTGCCGCAGTTGCAGCGGATGTACGAGGTGGTCCTGGGGCGTCCGGTGGATAAAAGCGGTTTTCGTACGCGGATGCTGGCAGGCCGCTTTTTGGAGGAAGTGGGTTACGCCGACGGGGAATCCAATCGTCCCGCGAAAGGATATAGACTGATTGACCGGCTTTCGCTGGTGGTGTTTCCGCGGACCTTCAGTCCGCGCGGCGCTGACTAA
- a CDS encoding TniQ family protein, translating to MLPDEWVETYLFRVARANGIRRPRLREADYLRQTLVATAGSKPDGYPLWSDITLPRWSVVTRVNRIRYCPACMVESRHIRSRWRLKLFEICTIHYIRLKDDLAEPVMTRGYSDSGRHFVTEVTDEQMWEGAVCPMPGERRYVERMWSGFERSIVEDDARSAIETLPFVLLLDALFDAVVARTSGRRSLRSGIPRTADFAELVERFEYSVAPDLDGVRTLLRLIKAARHRCAALTRLRRMLMDETDRPTCLSSLPLAELRMVLLNSRRKKFVKPTRSSADSYQARREGYTSFRNARLLIGCTSDCLRHLARSEFLPGMRVVPPGQKRCTDLPLRWVEACRRWYASHATRETVMKELHIDRSVFSVLVRAGMFCSVEVGAYRFVSRNLLADLCQRMRDMSRPYPATATRLYPLFGSLLSMAGSRSTISTELLKEAFAGKFPVYRRTGAPGLSAFFVDEIALERARKLKRFDAAWRRHQTERPSQFELALQ from the coding sequence ATGCTTCCCGACGAATGGGTCGAGACATATCTTTTCCGTGTCGCACGAGCAAATGGTATTCGCCGTCCCAGGCTGAGGGAGGCCGATTACCTTCGTCAGACACTTGTGGCCACTGCCGGGAGCAAGCCTGATGGCTATCCACTGTGGAGTGACATTACGTTACCTCGGTGGAGCGTAGTCACTCGTGTTAATCGCATCCGGTACTGCCCCGCGTGCATGGTCGAATCCCGGCATATTCGTTCGCGGTGGCGCCTCAAACTGTTCGAGATTTGTACTATTCACTATATCCGCCTGAAAGACGATCTCGCGGAACCTGTGATGACGAGGGGCTACAGCGATTCGGGTAGACACTTCGTCACCGAGGTGACGGATGAACAGATGTGGGAAGGGGCGGTGTGTCCGATGCCCGGCGAGCGACGGTATGTCGAGCGAATGTGGTCGGGCTTCGAACGCTCGATCGTCGAGGACGATGCGCGAAGTGCTATCGAGACGCTCCCATTCGTCCTGCTGCTGGATGCGCTGTTTGACGCCGTCGTGGCCAGAACAAGCGGCCGGCGATCTCTACGGTCCGGAATTCCACGCACAGCAGACTTTGCCGAACTTGTTGAGCGATTCGAATATTCCGTGGCACCAGATCTGGACGGGGTTCGCACGCTCCTGAGGCTAATCAAGGCTGCGAGGCACCGTTGCGCGGCGCTTACGCGATTACGCCGAATGCTGATGGATGAAACGGATAGACCGACATGCTTGTCCAGTCTGCCTCTCGCTGAATTGCGAATGGTGCTGCTGAATAGTCGTCGGAAAAAATTTGTCAAGCCGACGAGAAGCTCCGCAGATTCGTATCAAGCACGACGGGAAGGTTATACGAGTTTCAGGAATGCGAGATTGCTTATCGGATGCACGTCTGACTGCCTGAGGCATCTCGCCCGTAGTGAGTTCCTTCCAGGTATGAGAGTTGTGCCTCCGGGGCAGAAACGTTGCACCGATCTTCCTTTGCGGTGGGTGGAAGCGTGCCGTAGATGGTATGCGTCACACGCAACCCGAGAGACCGTGATGAAAGAGCTTCATATAGATCGAAGCGTTTTTTCCGTCCTCGTTCGCGCAGGTATGTTTTGCTCCGTGGAAGTCGGCGCGTATCGTTTTGTTTCGCGGAACCTCCTGGCCGATCTGTGTCAACGGATGCGGGACATGTCAAGGCCGTACCCGGCAACTGCTACTCGTCTATACCCACTGTTCGGATCATTGTTGTCGATGGCCGGAAGTAGATCAACGATATCGACGGAACTTCTAAAGGAGGCATTTGCCGGAAAATTCCCGGTTTACCGTCGAACCGGGGCGCCTGGCTTGTCGGCTTTTTTTGTCGACGAGATCGCGTTAGAGCGCGCCCGCAAGCTCAAGAGGTTCGACGCGGCATGGCGCAGGCACCAGACGGAGAGGCCCAGTCAGTTTGAGCTAGCGTTGCAATGA
- a CDS encoding metallophosphoesterase, whose amino-acid sequence MKLLVLSDLHNEFEPIVADAEAVTRADVVVLAGDIHIKNRSVEWAQAFVADPAKPVILVAGNHEFYGGHFDSTLDKLRESARGTNIHVLEDDVLVLGDVRFLGCTLWTDFRLYGDDVSPVVCMRDAQSAMSDFRLIRATPTYRKLYPADTVRRHERSRAWLANALSEPFDGKTVVVTHHAPSPGSVEAQYEGDSLTPAYASDLEYLMGPAVPLWIHGHMHTSFDYVVPAGDASGGQGTRVLCNPRGYSPQQLNPDFNPGLLVEI is encoded by the coding sequence ATGAAACTGCTCGTCCTGTCCGATCTGCACAATGAATTTGAGCCAATCGTAGCTGATGCGGAGGCCGTCACCCGTGCAGACGTCGTCGTGCTTGCGGGTGATATCCACATAAAGAATCGTAGCGTTGAATGGGCTCAGGCGTTCGTTGCTGATCCGGCCAAGCCCGTCATCCTGGTGGCCGGGAATCACGAATTCTACGGGGGGCACTTCGACTCCACGCTGGACAAGCTTCGTGAGTCCGCACGCGGCACCAACATTCACGTTCTGGAGGACGACGTCCTCGTGCTTGGTGATGTCCGTTTTCTGGGTTGTACGCTCTGGACGGATTTCAGGCTCTACGGCGACGACGTCTCGCCCGTGGTTTGCATGCGAGATGCACAGAGCGCGATGAGCGATTTCCGCCTGATTCGGGCGACGCCGACGTATAGAAAACTGTATCCGGCAGACACGGTCCGGCGACACGAGCGGTCGCGCGCGTGGCTTGCCAACGCGTTGAGTGAGCCATTCGACGGCAAGACCGTGGTCGTCACGCATCACGCGCCGTCTCCCGGTTCTGTCGAGGCACAGTACGAGGGAGATTCGTTGACGCCGGCGTACGCGTCTGACCTTGAATATCTTATGGGGCCTGCCGTTCCGTTATGGATTCACGGGCACATGCATACCAGTTTTGACTATGTGGTTCCGGCCGGCGACGCTTCCGGTGGGCAGGGCACACGCGTGCTCTGCAATCCACGCGGATATTCGCCGCAGCAGCTGAACCCGGACTTCAATCCTGGCCTGCTGGTCGAGATATGA
- a CDS encoding esterase/lipase family protein: MSTPAAEATPVQKQAVRRVPLQFDENGDPIFHSVTSPECFKPHALGVMPPRHVIPVIFVPGIMGTNLCANGTAQKAGTTAWAPPNGAMAGLGEWRRRKKQTPTERQQQLMPDRVMVDPSKKVAVPKSLFTITDEEARRRGWGEIHFDSYGGILAALELALNDQYIDAGTAGAKEMPVWTTAKTLKDVDGKDVLSEWNPEKSDVPPLNDTEFRRLADYYYPVWACGYNWVGSNGDSADLLIKRINEAIDWYKRGKYWISTDKVIIVTHSMGGLVGRRAAQKAESQMLGVVHGVQPVGGAPVVYRRMRAGTETDGFFDIMGAIVATIIGWDAADVTCVMANSPGVLELLPTKNYPPKWLRFEHESNGSSTPVMPALPIGDPYTEIYNKRVKDVWWAMVDDALIDPAGLVAKQHGVVFDAYGETISNVRDFHDTLGLYSHPNTYAYYGGDDKHVAFSNVRWVTKNAVPAGADGVLPTLTADSFTKLGQTTLTVLSQKVTFSPAGHDKPDSDTDASSGDGTVPSPSGALISEGSGTQNVFRMKGFDHQHSYADRVVQENVLYCIAKIIQAATPVEELPACKE; the protein is encoded by the coding sequence ATGTCCACTCCTGCCGCAGAAGCTACTCCGGTCCAGAAACAGGCCGTACGTCGTGTACCACTACAGTTCGACGAGAACGGTGATCCGATTTTCCACAGCGTGACCAGCCCTGAGTGTTTCAAGCCGCATGCACTTGGCGTCATGCCGCCAAGGCACGTCATTCCGGTTATCTTCGTGCCGGGCATCATGGGCACGAACCTTTGCGCCAACGGCACAGCGCAGAAGGCGGGCACGACGGCATGGGCGCCGCCCAATGGAGCGATGGCAGGTCTGGGTGAATGGCGTCGACGCAAGAAGCAGACACCGACCGAACGGCAACAGCAGCTGATGCCCGATCGCGTGATGGTGGATCCCAGCAAAAAGGTCGCGGTCCCGAAGAGTCTCTTTACGATCACTGACGAGGAGGCGCGACGTCGCGGCTGGGGCGAAATTCACTTTGACAGCTATGGCGGCATCCTCGCCGCGCTCGAGCTTGCACTCAACGATCAGTACATCGACGCAGGCACGGCCGGCGCAAAAGAAATGCCCGTCTGGACTACCGCGAAAACGCTGAAGGATGTGGATGGTAAGGACGTGCTGTCTGAGTGGAATCCCGAAAAGAGTGACGTCCCACCACTGAACGATACGGAGTTCAGGCGCCTGGCGGACTATTACTATCCGGTGTGGGCCTGCGGCTACAACTGGGTCGGCAGTAACGGAGATTCTGCTGATCTGCTCATCAAGCGCATCAACGAAGCGATCGACTGGTACAAGCGCGGCAAATACTGGATTTCAACCGACAAGGTCATCATCGTAACCCACTCGATGGGAGGGCTGGTCGGCCGCCGGGCGGCGCAAAAGGCCGAGAGCCAGATGCTCGGCGTGGTCCACGGCGTCCAGCCGGTCGGCGGTGCCCCGGTGGTATACCGGCGTATGCGCGCCGGCACTGAAACTGACGGGTTCTTTGACATCATGGGCGCGATCGTTGCGACGATTATCGGCTGGGATGCCGCTGACGTCACCTGCGTCATGGCGAATTCACCGGGCGTGCTTGAGTTGCTTCCGACAAAAAATTACCCCCCAAAGTGGCTGAGGTTCGAGCACGAGTCAAACGGCTCCAGCACCCCGGTTATGCCAGCGCTGCCGATCGGGGACCCTTATACTGAGATATACAACAAGCGGGTCAAGGATGTGTGGTGGGCAATGGTCGATGACGCCCTGATTGATCCCGCAGGACTGGTTGCAAAACAGCACGGAGTTGTCTTCGATGCGTATGGGGAGACGATATCCAACGTACGTGATTTTCATGACACGCTGGGTCTGTATAGCCATCCCAATACGTATGCCTACTATGGAGGCGATGACAAGCACGTCGCATTCAGCAACGTTCGATGGGTAACAAAGAATGCAGTGCCTGCAGGGGCGGATGGCGTATTGCCCACGCTTACGGCCGACTCCTTTACGAAGCTGGGGCAGACAACGCTTACTGTTTTGTCGCAGAAAGTCACCTTCTCTCCTGCCGGTCACGACAAGCCCGACTCGGACACCGATGCATCATCTGGAGACGGCACGGTTCCCAGCCCCTCGGGCGCACTGATCTCAGAGGGATCTGGAACCCAGAACGTCTTCCGGATGAAAGGCTTTGATCACCAGCATAGCTATGCGGATCGCGTTGTCCAGGAGAACGTGCTCTACTGCATCGCGAAGATCATTCAGGCTGCCACACCAGTGGAAGAGTTGCCTGCCTGCAAGGAGTGA
- a CDS encoding diacylglycerol kinase catalytic domain-containing protein — protein sequence MNAGDRKVVLVTRRTRLEELIARHHTLAQARFYIEHLGADFSDYLAENAAYAQSLQITVSALETWGRYQVVDRAYLPNFIFAPDDIVVALGQDGLVANSMKYLDGQPLIGLNPEPRRWDGVLLPFEPKDLGAVLADVVANRRSIRSVTMAEARLSDGQVLRAVNDLFIGPRTHSSALYEIELGERRESQSSSGIIVSTGLGSTAWLKSIVTGSLGVAEALHIPGERVEYQPQPWDSPKLTFAVREPFPSRASKTELVFGSVSAGQPLRLRSRMPENGVIFSDGMEADYLRFTAGMEATITIAAARGCLAV from the coding sequence ATGAATGCCGGTGACCGGAAAGTTGTGCTGGTCACACGCCGTACGCGGCTTGAGGAGCTGATCGCGCGCCACCACACGCTGGCGCAGGCAAGGTTCTACATCGAGCACCTCGGGGCGGATTTCTCGGATTACCTCGCCGAGAATGCTGCGTACGCACAGAGTCTGCAGATTACCGTCAGTGCGTTGGAGACGTGGGGCCGCTACCAGGTGGTTGACCGTGCGTATCTGCCGAACTTCATATTCGCGCCCGACGATATCGTCGTCGCGCTTGGGCAGGATGGGCTGGTCGCGAACTCAATGAAATACCTCGATGGGCAGCCGCTGATCGGTCTCAACCCGGAGCCTCGTCGTTGGGACGGCGTCCTGTTGCCCTTTGAGCCGAAGGATCTGGGCGCCGTACTCGCAGATGTCGTGGCGAATCGTCGGTCCATCAGGTCGGTGACGATGGCAGAGGCCCGTTTGTCAGACGGGCAGGTACTGCGTGCCGTGAATGACTTGTTCATTGGACCGCGCACCCATTCCTCTGCGCTGTATGAGATCGAACTGGGCGAGCGGCGTGAATCGCAGTCGTCGTCCGGCATCATCGTTTCTACCGGGCTCGGATCGACGGCGTGGCTGAAGAGCATCGTCACGGGTTCACTGGGTGTCGCCGAGGCGCTGCACATCCCGGGCGAGCGGGTCGAGTATCAGCCACAACCGTGGGACAGTCCAAAACTGACCTTTGCAGTGCGCGAACCGTTCCCGAGTCGGGCCTCGAAGACTGAACTGGTATTCGGCTCCGTGAGCGCCGGACAACCACTTCGACTGCGTTCGAGGATGCCCGAGAACGGTGTGATCTTCTCCGATGGAATGGAGGCCGACTATCTGCGGTTCACAGCGGGGATGGAAGCAACGATCACGATCGCGGCTGCACGAGGGTGCCTGGCCGTGTAG
- a CDS encoding T6SS immunity protein Tli4 family protein — protein sequence MTLIRFAAALCAILFVPICYAKEPAMSDTKTYCVGRFLVDVPADAQINGQAYEYEYGRIDSSTSVENAENFAQDMTRHEADLRAGKQKNKFTLTGVKSPTPDIRVFELSRELVTGPSVGVEAYRWDGGHVFSIQRTGLIPAEYQNIISTLQTDLLPNLRARGADVIPSRPGFCLENGFIANDGKTAQYEDAGISFKFARWPGVLVSVRTMTVTKLGEPTLLQRADSGSVPDAFANLVNHIKTVRRGTREINGRHGEELLETVPTEGGYRLHQFRWEAQGTEISEPLKPTLIVEFESGMTSVNGDPVRPKLTDDEAVAVFDAVVNSLRIRPTDSSAASNDTSSPIQPLGTLARTGSVCPQTGWWTCPEAGSHEIAGGGRQYLVADSVMPVAQVAGSPGFMGKLLGKEQWHTVNTTWQLVAYAQQTTPESASPAPESGPQGDPS from the coding sequence ATGACTTTGATACGTTTCGCTGCGGCGCTCTGCGCCATTCTGTTTGTCCCGATCTGCTATGCAAAAGAGCCTGCCATGAGCGATACCAAAACCTACTGCGTTGGTCGTTTTCTGGTCGACGTACCTGCGGACGCGCAAATAAACGGTCAGGCGTACGAGTACGAATACGGACGCATCGACTCGTCGACGTCGGTGGAGAACGCGGAAAATTTCGCACAGGACATGACCAGGCACGAGGCGGATCTACGGGCCGGAAAACAGAAGAACAAATTCACACTCACAGGTGTCAAGAGTCCGACGCCGGACATCAGGGTATTCGAGCTTTCGCGGGAGCTCGTGACGGGGCCCTCCGTTGGCGTAGAGGCGTACAGGTGGGACGGTGGGCACGTGTTTTCCATTCAGCGTACTGGCCTCATTCCGGCCGAATATCAAAACATCATTTCCACCCTACAAACAGACCTGCTTCCAAATCTTCGGGCACGAGGTGCGGATGTAATTCCTTCGCGTCCTGGTTTCTGTCTCGAGAACGGATTTATCGCGAACGACGGCAAGACGGCTCAGTATGAGGACGCTGGCATCAGCTTCAAGTTCGCGCGTTGGCCGGGAGTTCTCGTCTCCGTGCGAACGATGACCGTGACAAAGCTCGGTGAGCCGACCCTGCTGCAGCGCGCCGACAGTGGATCGGTACCCGATGCCTTTGCGAACCTCGTCAACCACATCAAGACGGTGCGCCGTGGCACGCGTGAGATCAACGGTCGCCATGGTGAAGAGCTGCTTGAGACCGTCCCCACGGAAGGCGGTTACAGGCTTCATCAGTTTCGATGGGAAGCACAGGGCACTGAAATCAGCGAGCCGTTGAAGCCGACGCTGATCGTCGAGTTCGAGAGCGGAATGACCAGCGTCAATGGTGACCCAGTCCGGCCGAAACTGACCGATGATGAGGCGGTCGCAGTATTCGATGCTGTCGTAAACTCGCTGCGAATTCGTCCCACAGACAGTAGTGCTGCTAGCAACGACACGTCATCCCCAATCCAGCCGCTCGGTACCCTCGCACGGACCGGCTCAGTCTGCCCTCAAACGGGCTGGTGGACATGCCCTGAGGCCGGTAGCCACGAAATCGCCGGCGGCGGCCGCCAGTATCTCGTAGCCGATAGCGTGATGCCTGTCGCCCAGGTCGCGGGCAGTCCTGGTTTTATGGGAAAACTGCTTGGCAAGGAACAGTGGCATACCGTCAATACGACGTGGCAGCTGGTCGCGTATGCACAGCAGACTACGCCGGAATCCGCCTCGCCTGCACCCGAGTCCGGACCGCAGGGCGATCCCTCTTGA
- a CDS encoding SPFH domain-containing protein: MLGMRFIKSQPTVHLMQFRAGKVMREGSGLSFFYYAPTTTLVAVPVASQDRPFILELVTADFQSVTVQGQVTYRISDPRRTAAMMDFSLAKDGHSYISEDPKRLGDRVAMQVEVIVQQAVQALELKQALRSSAMIARTVQSDLSAQPEIEALGLEVLGVSVMAVKPTPDIARALEAEARESNLKAADDAVYLRRMSAVENERAIRQNELDTDIAVEQKKRQIRETQMEAKATLMRKENELRNEQMASDIALEEKRKAFVTGQAHNSGTLADAEAHRVAVLMQALEKADPRIVNALAAAGMQPGQLIAQAFGGIAERAERIGQLNVSPELLQGLMGAGVGAAS, from the coding sequence ATGCTCGGTATGCGTTTCATCAAGTCCCAGCCTACGGTTCACCTGATGCAGTTCCGCGCCGGCAAGGTCATGCGCGAAGGATCGGGGCTGTCGTTCTTCTACTACGCTCCCACCACAACGCTGGTGGCGGTGCCGGTTGCCAGTCAGGACCGTCCTTTCATCCTTGAGCTTGTCACTGCCGATTTTCAGAGCGTGACCGTGCAGGGGCAGGTGACCTATCGCATCAGCGACCCGCGCCGTACGGCTGCGATGATGGATTTCTCGCTGGCAAAGGATGGGCACTCCTACATCTCGGAGGACCCGAAGCGTTTGGGTGACCGGGTCGCGATGCAGGTCGAGGTGATCGTGCAGCAGGCAGTGCAGGCACTGGAGCTAAAGCAGGCGTTGCGCTCGTCGGCGATGATTGCCCGCACCGTACAGTCGGATCTGTCTGCTCAACCCGAAATCGAGGCGCTCGGGCTGGAGGTTCTGGGCGTATCGGTCATGGCGGTCAAGCCCACACCCGACATTGCACGCGCGCTGGAAGCCGAAGCTCGCGAGTCCAATCTCAAGGCCGCTGACGACGCGGTCTATCTGCGCCGGATGTCGGCCGTCGAGAACGAGCGCGCCATCCGCCAGAATGAACTGGACACTGATATCGCCGTCGAGCAGAAGAAGCGGCAGATCCGCGAAACGCAGATGGAGGCCAAGGCGACCCTGATGCGCAAGGAAAACGAACTGCGCAACGAGCAGATGGCTTCCGATATCGCGCTTGAGGAGAAGCGCAAGGCGTTTGTCACCGGACAGGCTCACAACAGCGGCACGCTGGCCGATGCTGAGGCACACAGGGTAGCCGTGCTGATGCAGGCGCTGGAGAAGGCCGATCCGCGCATCGTCAACGCGCTGGCTGCGGCCGGTATGCAACCCGGACAGCTGATCGCCCAGGCATTCGGTGGCATCGCAGAACGGGCCGAGCGCATTGGTCAACTGAACGTATCCCCTGAGCTGCTGCAAGGGCTGATGGGTGCCGGCGTCGGGGCGGCATCATGA
- a CDS encoding type VI secretion system Vgr family protein produces the protein MLPHELNGSEGICAPLDYTLSCLSTDTRLPLKTMIGVPVAFNISDFTGSQRTICTIVTGARQLASDGGFVLNEYTCEDGLSILRHRTTWRIFRSASVIDITQTILKEHINGNSVLASAFALETSGLTATYPVREFTMQAGESDAAFLTRLWRREGICWYFSHALNDNWPVHTLRLVDSAHVWRDNPAGTVRYHRADATEKDDTITVWQAHRALTPGGKIAAAFDYRTGRADEVSETNVQDQGKHGKALSSTLTEYQYDAPHIADDSNHYRQMNLRRQQAREQQAKHFVGESVVCAFSGAAGTVFSLTEQPEIDQHPEDQRRFVLTRVETSARNHLLTASPARTALTLDQDSAPYLNRFECVRADIPVVPVWDPACVPSVGPMSALVVGAPGLEIDVDEQGRIAIQFLFARGDDHPRAGATGTPRDSARVRLALPWADQGAGTALTPRVGSEVLVTFLQNDPDKPVVIANLHGANRRPTQFSGAGNLPGNAALYGIRSKEVSGAGYGELLFDDTTAQTKTKLSSEYGKTQLNQGWIGHPRDGGKSDKRGEGFELRTDMAGAIRAAQGLLISTDNRAGAKGQVLDRQELVGQLEAALAIAKQLAELSETHEADSTDTAPQEKLVGQLKQWDSDKPGGAAIIAVSAPDGVALSSPRNVVASAGTHVDVNAVQDVNVTTGRKILLRAAQGLSAFAKAGMKLIAGSGDLAIQAQQGKTEIGASDRLHLYSLKEMVIEAPSIVLKANGVTYSLADGKVLASSSGEHKIETSSFSFTGGGGGNPDLPHMPASAMKTNEQFALANRAGNAITKVPHQVTDETGAVRDAGQLGADGANQTIVHDTQIRPLTIRPTP, from the coding sequence ATGCTGCCTCACGAGCTCAACGGCAGCGAAGGCATCTGCGCACCGCTCGATTACACGCTCAGCTGTCTGTCGACAGATACACGCTTGCCACTGAAAACGATGATTGGCGTACCGGTTGCGTTCAACATCAGTGATTTCACCGGCAGTCAGCGCACGATCTGCACGATCGTGACCGGCGCGCGCCAGCTCGCGTCCGATGGCGGCTTCGTCCTGAACGAGTACACCTGCGAAGACGGGCTGTCTATTCTCCGTCATCGCACCACTTGGCGAATATTCCGAAGTGCGTCCGTGATCGATATCACGCAGACGATTCTGAAAGAACACATCAACGGGAACAGCGTGCTGGCCAGCGCGTTTGCACTCGAAACCAGTGGATTGACGGCAACGTATCCAGTGCGCGAGTTTACGATGCAGGCAGGCGAAAGCGACGCGGCATTCCTCACCAGGCTGTGGCGTCGTGAAGGCATATGCTGGTACTTCTCGCATGCGCTTAACGATAACTGGCCTGTTCACACGCTTCGTCTGGTCGACAGTGCGCACGTATGGCGAGACAACCCGGCCGGCACCGTGCGCTATCACCGTGCTGATGCAACTGAGAAAGACGACACAATCACCGTCTGGCAGGCCCACCGAGCGCTCACACCCGGCGGGAAGATTGCCGCTGCGTTCGACTACAGAACGGGGCGCGCCGACGAAGTGAGCGAAACGAATGTTCAGGATCAGGGCAAGCACGGCAAGGCGCTCAGCAGCACGCTCACCGAATACCAGTACGACGCGCCACACATCGCCGACGACTCCAACCACTACCGGCAGATGAATCTGCGCCGCCAGCAGGCACGCGAACAGCAGGCCAAGCACTTTGTCGGGGAAAGCGTCGTGTGCGCGTTCAGCGGTGCCGCGGGGACCGTGTTCTCACTGACGGAACAGCCTGAAATCGACCAGCATCCGGAGGATCAACGTCGCTTTGTTCTGACCCGGGTCGAAACCAGCGCACGTAACCACCTGCTGACGGCATCGCCAGCCAGGACCGCGCTCACTCTGGATCAGGACAGTGCACCCTATCTGAATCGTTTCGAATGCGTGCGGGCCGATATTCCGGTCGTACCTGTGTGGGACCCCGCTTGCGTGCCCTCTGTTGGTCCCATGAGCGCGCTTGTAGTTGGCGCACCGGGACTTGAGATCGACGTTGACGAGCAGGGTCGCATTGCGATTCAGTTTCTGTTCGCGCGTGGTGACGACCATCCCAGGGCAGGCGCAACAGGTACGCCCCGTGATTCCGCGCGTGTGCGACTGGCGCTGCCATGGGCCGATCAGGGCGCCGGCACGGCTTTGACGCCGCGCGTCGGTAGCGAAGTGCTCGTGACGTTCCTGCAGAATGATCCTGACAAGCCCGTAGTAATCGCGAACCTGCACGGCGCGAACCGCAGACCGACCCAGTTTTCTGGGGCGGGCAACCTGCCGGGCAATGCCGCGCTCTACGGCATCCGCTCGAAGGAAGTGTCAGGAGCCGGCTACGGGGAACTGCTTTTCGACGACACAACGGCCCAGACGAAGACGAAACTATCGTCCGAATACGGCAAGACGCAGTTGAACCAAGGCTGGATTGGCCATCCTCGTGATGGGGGAAAGTCAGACAAGCGTGGAGAGGGTTTCGAACTACGCACGGATATGGCGGGTGCGATCCGCGCCGCACAGGGTCTGCTGATCTCCACCGACAACCGGGCCGGCGCGAAGGGCCAGGTGCTCGACCGGCAGGAGCTTGTGGGTCAGCTTGAGGCGGCCCTCGCCATAGCGAAGCAACTGGCAGAGCTGTCAGAGACCCACGAAGCGGACAGCACCGATACCGCTCCGCAGGAAAAACTTGTCGGCCAGTTGAAGCAGTGGGATAGCGACAAGCCAGGCGGCGCAGCCATCATCGCAGTCTCGGCGCCCGACGGTGTCGCCCTCTCCAGTCCGCGGAACGTCGTCGCATCCGCAGGCACGCACGTCGACGTCAACGCGGTTCAGGACGTAAACGTGACCACGGGGCGCAAGATCCTGCTGCGCGCGGCGCAGGGGCTATCCGCCTTTGCGAAGGCTGGCATGAAGCTGATCGCCGGTAGCGGTGATCTCGCAATACAGGCGCAGCAGGGCAAGACGGAGATCGGCGCGTCCGACCGGTTGCATCTCTATTCGCTCAAGGAGATGGTCATCGAGGCACCGAGCATTGTGCTGAAGGCCAACGGCGTGACCTACTCACTTGCCGATGGCAAGGTGCTCGCGTCGTCGAGTGGAGAACACAAGATCGAAACCTCCAGCTTCAGCTTCACCGGTGGCGGTGGCGGCAATCCCGATCTACCGCACATGCCCGCCTCTGCCATGAAGACCAACGAGCAGTTTGCGCTTGCCAACCGTGCCGGTAACGCCATCACGAAGGTGCCGCATCAGGTCACCGACGAAACAGGTGCTGTACGCGACGCGGGCCAGCTAGGTGCCGATGGTGCCAACCAGACCATCGTGCATGACACACAGATCCGGCCGCTGACGATCCGACCGACTCCTTGA